gctgaaattgagggagctgagcaaaaatctgacttaggctgaaaaaggactgctgatgctgttggatcctgacctccctgcactcgaaatggattttttggagctacaggagtccaattggcgcgctctcaacggcgttggaaagaagacatccagggctttccagcaatatataatagtccatactttgcgcgaggatagacgacgtaacttggcgttaaacgccaagttcatgctgctgtctgaagttaaacaccagaaaaacgtcatgatccggagttgaacgcccaaaacacgtcataatctgaagtttgacgccaagaaaggcctttacacgtggaaagctttagtctcagccccagcacacaccaagtgggccccagaagtggatttctgcaccaattatcttagtttattcatttttctgtaaacctaggttactagtttactatttaaacaacttttacagacattccttgtacctcatgacattttcagatctgaattacatacttttgacggcatgagtctctaaactccattgttgggggtgaggagctctgcagcgtctcgatgatttaatacaattcctttgttttccattcaaacacgcttgttcttgtCTAAGATGTtgattcgcgcttaattgtgaagaaggtgatgatccgtgacactcatcaccttcctcaatctatgaacgtgtgcctgacaaccacctccgttctacatcagactgaatgaatatctcttagattccccaacagaatcttcgtggtataggccggattgatggcggcattcatgagaatccggaaagtctaaaccttgtctgtggtattccgagtaggattctgggattgaataactgtgacgtgcttcaaactcctgagggctgggcgttagtgacagacgcaaaagaatcaatggattctattccaacctgattgagaaccgacagatgattagccgtgctgtgacagagcataggaacgttttcactgagaggatgggaagtagccactgacaacgatgacaccctacatagagcttgccatggaaggaatctgcgtgtgagaagaggatttcaaggaagagttgaagtcaaaggacaaagcatctccaaaactccaacatattctccattactgcacaacaagtaacgctagtattctttattattccaacttacaattttaagtagtttggctttttacaagtaaaatccaattaacctcattggcatcctgactaagacaaataaaataagtattgattgcttcaagccaataatctccgtgggatcgacccttactcacgtaaggtattacttggacgacccagtgcacttgctggttagttgaacgaagttgtgaagTTGATTTTGGACCAGgctctattatcatattctataaagagatacaatttcgtccaccaacgtCACTACCACCTTTACTCTCGCTGCCATCTGTATCATTTCTGATTTGAGCGTTGGAGTGTCATTACAGGTGCTCCTTCCCCCTCCTCCCCACCCTCACTCATCAGCAGCTCGGGAGGTCGTTTGTCCTCACATCTCGTTCACCAGACATAGATCCAGACCGATTCCCACCATATTACTCGGAGGACATCTCCGACCCGTCCGGCACACGAAATCCCGAACAAATCCAAACACGAAAAGCAAGAAAAATATGACGCTATGCTCGCTTAGCCATAACGTGTCCTTCAAGACTTCAACCATCACACAACACATAATTTTTGTATATGTTTAAGCACTTTCCTCTGTACAATAGAAGGATtcatcaaatttttatataaaaaatttttatataataaaaatatttttttatgtttatataatttaattaataaattaaattaaattatatatatatcataattaattataaaattaatttttgatatataaataacatttttaatattttatatattttgtgtttcaaAAACCAAATTGAAACACAACCTTGATTACCAAATCGAAATTCAATACCACTGGAGTTTTTGGTTGGCTGCAAGAATGGAAGAGGAGGACCAAGCATTATTCATCCAAGAACCACAACACAGGCCAAGTCTCTCCACCATGGAAGCACAAGGAATTCCAGTCATAGACCTCTCCCCTGTAACATCAAGCAACCCTTCTCTTTCTTCCATTGACGCGCTGGTGAAGGAGATCGGAAGCGCGTGCAAGGAATGGGGATTCTTCCAAGTAACAAACCATGGTGTGCCTCTCTCTCTGAGGCGGAACCTTCTGGAAGCATCCAAGAACTTCTTTTCTCAGAGCTTgcaagaaaagaagaaggttAGCAGAGATGAAAGTTCTCCGAGCGGTTACTCTGACACTGAGCTCACAAGGAACGTTAGAGATTGGAAAGAAGTGTTTGATTTTCTTGCAAAAGAACCAACTTTCTTCCCTCTTACTACAGATGAACTTGATGATCGAGTCACGCAGTTGAGTAATAAATCTCCTCAACATCCTTCTCACTTCAggtattcattcattcattcttttCCGTTTTTGGATAAGCTTTGCGATTTTTGTTCCCCTCTTTTGAGTCCATTGACTATTTGACTTGATGATTCAGTTTGACCTCCGTTTCTTTAattctgtttttcgtttttctctgaTGTTTCTGGAACGTTTTCATTCTTAATTCGAGTAAATTActatgaaattttaaaattttaataaatttaacaaatgatttttttattcaGGAAAGATCATTTTTGCGTCACAAAAGTAACAGAATGTTAATTTTGTTCTTGTAAAAATTcgttaatattttaatttttttatgatagaaataataattttttattttgaatgagTATGAAGttaatttcatttattttaagTAAATTTCTCAATATTATGAACTTTAAGTAAATTAAATCCAAATTCAAGAAAGGAATTGAGTTTTGTTAAAAATGAATGTTAATCAGAGATATAATCCAAGAGTATATTGAAGAGATGGAGAAGCTAGCCTTCAAATTGATGGAACTTATAGCTATGAGTTTAGGCCTTCAACCAAAGAGGCTTGAGGAATTCTTTATGAGAGGTCAAACCAGTCTTATTCGTCTCAACTATTATCCTCCATGCCCCTTCCCTCACATAGCTCTTGGAGTTGGTCCACACAAGGATGAAAGTGCCTTAACCATTCTTGCTCAAGATGAGGTTGAAGGACTTGAAGTGAAACATAAGACACATCAAGAGTGGGTTAGAGTGAAACCAACCCCAAATGATTATATCATCAACGTTGGTGATATTATTCAGGTACAACTTCCGCAGAATTTTAACTTTGCAATGTGATGTCCTATATATGTAGCTACATTATTTCTACTAGGAAATTATTTAAGAGTCAACATTTTTGTCTAGAATTATACGAGAATCTCACTGTTCCGAGGTTTATTTGAAACAGATAAATTTGGTTCTGAACGTAAGGTTTAGATTTTGTTTGTAATAGCGTCCGATGTCTTTTTATGTCGAGGTGTTGTCGTCCGAATTCCTCGTGAGAAGGTGGGAGTAGTATTTATAAGGGACtctaatatttaaattagtatGAATTTTTAGCAAATTTTTAGTAGATTGGAATTCGAATTATATCTGAGGATGTCAGGATATTTATAAGTATAAATATAGTGTTAATAACCACATTTAAAGAAGTTTTACTTTTGATGGTGGTTTGATTACTCTCTTTTTATAGAGAATTTGCTAAGATCTCCTTTCTAGATGAATTGAAAAGATACTTAGagttagttatttatttaaattagaagtGTATATTGTATTGATctacattttttaaaatctaaatataaataagttataatttattttattaatagaaattttttatttttaaaaattattttattaaaaataattaaattaattttataatttgaatcGTTGATTCAGCAGCCTTAAAGCCGCGACACCCAACCTCCTTCATTTAGTATTCTTGACACCTCATTAGTATATCATTGATTACCATTCTCTTATCCTCATCGTCACTTGGCCGAAGCCTCTAAGggagcaaaagaaagaaa
This sequence is a window from Arachis stenosperma cultivar V10309 chromosome 10, arast.V10309.gnm1.PFL2, whole genome shotgun sequence. Protein-coding genes within it:
- the LOC130955320 gene encoding probable 2-oxoglutarate/Fe(II)-dependent dioxygenase isoform X2 yields the protein MEEEDQALFIQEPQHRPSLSTMEAQGIPVIDLSPVTSSNPSLSSIDALVKEIGSACKEWGFFQVTNHGVPLSLRRNLLEASKNFFSQSLQEKKKVSRDESSPSGYSDTELTRNVRDWKEVFDFLAKEPTFFPLTTDELDDRVTQLSNKSPQHPSHFRDIIQEYIEEMEKLAFKLMELIAMSLGLQPKRLEEFFMRGQTSLIRLNYYPPCPFPHIALGVGPHKDESALTILAQDEVEGLEVKHKTHQEWVRVKPTPNDYIINVGDIIQVFFNFQDIDDEVRKNITFPFILCIVLY
- the LOC130955320 gene encoding probable 2-oxoglutarate/Fe(II)-dependent dioxygenase isoform X1, which codes for MEEEDQALFIQEPQHRPSLSTMEAQGIPVIDLSPVTSSNPSLSSIDALVKEIGSACKEWGFFQVTNHGVPLSLRRNLLEASKNFFSQSLQEKKKVSRDESSPSGYSDTELTRNVRDWKEVFDFLAKEPTFFPLTTDELDDRVTQLSNKSPQHPSHFRDIIQEYIEEMEKLAFKLMELIAMSLGLQPKRLEEFFMRGQTSLIRLNYYPPCPFPHIALGVGPHKDESALTILAQDEVEGLEVKHKTHQEWVRVKPTPNDYIINVGDIIQVWSNDAYESVEHRAIVNSEKERFSIPYFFFPAHDTEVKPLEELINEKSPSKYRPYKSGKFLLSRMNSNFKKQTEENLQIHYYKLV
- the LOC130955320 gene encoding probable 2-oxoglutarate/Fe(II)-dependent dioxygenase isoform X3, with the protein product MEEEDQALFIQEPQHRPSLSTMEAQGIPVIDLSPVTSSNPSLSSIDALVKEIGSACKEWGFFQVTNHGVPLSLRRNLLEASKNFFSQSLQEKKKVSRDESSPSGYSDTELTRNVRDWKEVFDFLAKEPTFFPLTTDELDDRVTQLSNKSPQHPSHFRDIIQEYIEEMEKLAFKLMELIAMSLGLQPKRLEEFFMRGQTSLIRLNYYPPCPFPHIALGVGPHKDESALTILAQDEVEGLEVKHKTHQEWVRVKPTPNDYIINVGDIIQV